The following proteins are co-located in the Sphingorhabdus lutea genome:
- a CDS encoding NupC/NupG family nucleoside CNT transporter, with translation MQILMSICGMAIILAVAFILSSNRRAIRPRVVLAAFALQASFAALVLYVPWGKTALNAAAGGVSNLLGYANAGTTFLFGALASDKLGQNFAIQALPVIIFFAALISVLYHVGIMQFVIKWIGGGLQKITGISRVESLCAASNIFVGQSESPLVIRPYLASLTPSQLFCVMSVGMAGVAGTILAAYAAMGIRIDYLLAAAFMSAPGGILMAKMMMPDDVSTSEIDPIVVEDHHGDEEKPANIIMAAAQGAQTGVRLAVAVGAMVLAFVALVALANGILGGIGGWFGIEGLSFQGILGHIFAPIMYLLGVPWDEAARAGGLFGTKIVLNEFVAFIELGGMKDLSATSMAIVTFALCGFANFSSIAIQMAVTGSLAPNQKPMIAKLGLKALAAGSLSNLMSAALAGLFISLA, from the coding sequence ATGCAGATTTTGATGAGCATTTGCGGCATGGCAATTATCTTGGCCGTCGCCTTTATTTTATCATCAAATCGGCGCGCCATCCGCCCCCGTGTGGTATTGGCCGCATTTGCCCTACAGGCCAGTTTTGCCGCATTGGTTTTATATGTTCCTTGGGGAAAAACCGCCTTAAATGCTGCTGCGGGCGGGGTGTCCAATTTGCTGGGCTATGCCAATGCGGGCACAACATTTTTATTTGGTGCATTGGCCAGTGACAAATTGGGCCAAAATTTCGCGATACAGGCATTGCCCGTTATCATATTTTTCGCGGCCTTAATTTCCGTTCTATATCATGTTGGTATCATGCAATTTGTTATTAAATGGATTGGCGGCGGATTACAGAAAATTACCGGGATTTCCCGTGTGGAAAGCCTTTGCGCTGCATCCAATATTTTTGTTGGTCAATCCGAATCCCCCTTGGTCATTCGCCCCTATTTGGCCAGCCTGACCCCGTCACAGCTTTTTTGCGTGATGAGCGTGGGCATGGCGGGGGTTGCGGGCACAATTTTGGCCGCCTATGCCGCCATGGGTATTCGCATTGATTATCTGCTCGCCGCTGCCTTTATGTCCGCACCGGGCGGAATTTTAATGGCAAAAATGATGATGCCTGATGATGTCAGCACATCTGAAATCGACCCAATTGTGGTTGAGGACCATCATGGTGATGAAGAAAAACCCGCCAATATCATTATGGCGGCGGCTCAGGGCGCTCAAACCGGCGTTCGTTTGGCCGTGGCCGTGGGCGCAATGGTGCTGGCCTTTGTCGCATTGGTCGCATTGGCCAATGGTATATTGGGCGGCATTGGTGGCTGGTTCGGGATTGAGGGATTAAGTTTCCAAGGCATATTGGGCCATATATTTGCCCCCATCATGTATTTGCTTGGCGTGCCATGGGATGAGGCAGCGCGCGCAGGCGGCCTATTTGGCACTAAAATTGTTCTAAATGAATTTGTCGCCTTTATCGAACTTGGCGGGATGAAGGATTTAAGCGCAACCAGCATGGCCATTGTCACCTTTGCGCTTTGTGGTTTTGCGAATTTCAGCTCAATCGCCATTCAAATGGCCGTGACGGGCAGCCTTGCCCCCAATCAAAAACCAATGATTGCAAAATTAGGGTTAAAGGCCTTGGCCGCAGGTTCGCTATCCAATTTGATGAGCGCGGCTTTGGCGGGCTTGTTCATTTCTTTGGCTTAA
- the mutS gene encoding DNA mismatch repair protein MutS, with amino-acid sequence MMVQYLELKAKAQDCLLFYRMGDFFELFFDDAKNAAEALDIALTSRGAHNGDPIPMCGVPVHSAEGYLARLIKAGFRVAIAEQTETPEQAKERGGSKALVTRDIVRYVTAGTLTEESLLDARSNNMIVALAFTADGMALAAADISTGYFELLEIESVDAAAQLARLGVKEVIMADGTDYDDKLAHILPHALQHVQVTHRPAAHFSSKAGEAAIKEYYGITTLDSFGGIGRSALAAAGGLLAYLAHVGQGKMPYLKAPYLFDDSAYMAIDQATRESLEIISTQDGQRKGSLLAEIDQSVTGAGARLLAQDLSLPLCQMEVINLRLELVNWFYDSGILRENIRAALKQIPDMARAMGRVVSGRASPRDLGQLRDGIGKSIMLKEQFGALDVRPKLLDQILPAFDGHGALYDILSRALIESPPTDSSNGGYIAAGYDAALDELRNISTNARRAIAALEQKYKEATGVTSLKIKHNAVLGYFVEVPAKHGDVLMQADSGFAHRQTMAGAVRFNSPELHEEAMQIISAGTHSIAAEAAHLEDLIAQILTRRDAIIALADALARIDVAQSHASKAALSNWTQPILRDDIYLDIIGGRHPVVEASLKGSKEQFVANDCGLFPEKRLWLVSGPNMGGKSTFLRQNALIILLAQAGAFVPAKSAEIGIVDRLFSRVGASDNLARGRSTFMVEMVETAAILTQATSKSFVILDEVGRGTSTYDGLAIAWAVVEAIHDMNQCRCLFATHYHELSRLSDRLGAMSLHHVRAKEWKGDLILLHELAEGPADRSYGIAVASLAGLPAPVVGRAKNVLDQLEEGRVATGGIAAGLGELPLFSAALDAAEAKVDRLREKLSDLDIDALSPREALDLLYELKQQAEQG; translated from the coding sequence ATGATGGTGCAATATTTGGAATTAAAGGCTAAGGCGCAAGATTGTTTATTATTTTACCGAATGGGCGATTTTTTTGAGCTTTTCTTTGATGATGCAAAAAATGCGGCAGAGGCGCTGGACATTGCCTTAACATCACGTGGGGCGCATAATGGCGATCCTATCCCCATGTGCGGTGTTCCGGTGCATAGTGCAGAGGGATATTTGGCACGGTTGATAAAGGCGGGCTTTCGCGTGGCGATTGCCGAACAAACCGAAACGCCAGAGCAGGCAAAAGAACGCGGCGGTTCAAAGGCATTGGTAACGCGCGATATTGTGCGATATGTTACCGCCGGAACATTGACCGAGGAATCTTTGCTGGACGCGCGGTCAAATAATATGATTGTTGCTTTGGCATTTACTGCTGATGGCATGGCATTGGCCGCAGCGGATATTTCCACAGGATATTTTGAGTTGTTGGAGATAGAAAGTGTCGATGCCGCGGCCCAATTGGCGCGATTGGGTGTGAAGGAAGTCATCATGGCCGATGGCACAGATTATGACGATAAATTGGCGCATATTTTGCCCCATGCCCTGCAACATGTGCAGGTGACCCACCGTCCAGCGGCCCATTTTTCCAGCAAGGCCGGAGAGGCGGCGATTAAAGAATATTATGGCATAACAACATTGGACAGTTTTGGTGGCATTGGCCGTTCCGCATTGGCCGCAGCGGGTGGTTTGCTGGCTTATTTGGCGCATGTCGGCCAAGGTAAAATGCCCTATTTAAAGGCGCCATATTTATTTGATGATAGCGCCTATATGGCCATTGATCAGGCCACACGCGAAAGTTTGGAGATAATCAGCACGCAGGACGGGCAAAGAAAGGGCAGCTTGCTTGCCGAAATTGACCAAAGCGTCACGGGGGCGGGCGCGCGTTTATTGGCGCAGGATTTGTCCCTGCCCCTATGCCAGATGGAGGTGATAAATTTACGGCTGGAACTGGTCAATTGGTTTTATGATAGCGGGATATTGCGGGAAAATATCCGCGCCGCGTTAAAACAAATTCCCGATATGGCGCGGGCAATGGGGCGTGTGGTTTCCGGCCGGGCTAGTCCGCGTGATTTGGGCCAGTTGCGCGATGGGATTGGCAAGTCAATTATGTTGAAAGAACAATTTGGCGCATTGGATGTGCGTCCCAAATTGCTGGACCAGATATTACCCGCCTTTGACGGGCATGGCGCATTATATGATATTTTATCCCGCGCCTTAATTGAATCCCCCCCCACGGATAGCAGCAATGGCGGATATATTGCAGCGGGTTATGATGCCGCATTGGATGAATTGCGCAATATTTCCACCAATGCGCGGCGCGCCATTGCAGCGTTGGAGCAGAAATATAAAGAGGCAACAGGTGTCACCAGCCTGAAAATAAAACATAATGCGGTGCTGGGTTATTTTGTCGAAGTTCCGGCCAAACATGGCGATGTGTTGATGCAGGCGGATAGCGGCTTTGCCCACCGGCAAACCATGGCGGGGGCGGTTCGGTTTAACTCCCCCGAATTACATGAAGAAGCAATGCAGATTATTAGCGCGGGCACACATAGCATTGCCGCAGAGGCCGCACATTTGGAGGATTTAATCGCCCAAATATTGACGCGGCGTGATGCCATTATCGCATTGGCCGACGCATTGGCGCGGATTGATGTGGCGCAAAGCCATGCCAGCAAGGCAGCATTAAGTAATTGGACACAGCCCATTTTGCGCGATGATATATATTTGGACATTATTGGCGGGCGACATCCCGTGGTGGAGGCATCGTTAAAGGGCAGCAAAGAACAATTTGTTGCCAATGATTGCGGCTTATTTCCTGAAAAAAGATTATGGCTGGTCTCTGGGCCAAATATGGGCGGTAAATCAACATTTTTGCGCCAAAATGCGCTAATCATCCTATTGGCGCAGGCGGGCGCATTTGTGCCCGCAAAATCCGCAGAAATTGGCATTGTTGACCGATTGTTCAGCCGTGTCGGTGCGTCGGATAATTTGGCGCGTGGCCGTTCCACCTTCATGGTGGAAATGGTGGAAACCGCCGCCATTTTAACGCAGGCGACCAGTAAAAGCTTTGTGATTTTGGATGAGGTTGGGCGCGGCACATCCACCTATGATGGGCTTGCCATTGCATGGGCGGTGGTGGAGGCTATTCATGATATGAACCAATGCAGATGTTTATTTGCAACCCATTATCACGAACTTTCCCGTTTGTCCGACCGTTTGGGGGCAATGTCGCTGCACCATGTGCGGGCAAAGGAATGGAAAGGGGATCTTATCCTATTGCATGAATTGGCCGAAGGTCCGGCGGACCGCAGCTATGGTATTGCGGTGGCATCGCTTGCCGGATTGCCCGCCCCGGTTGTGGGCCGCGCCAAAAATGTATTGGATCAGTTGGAGGAAGGACGCGTCGCCACGGGCGGTATTGCTGCGGGCCTTGGTGAATTACCGCTGTTCAGCGCGGCATTGGACGCGGCAGAGGCAAAGGTGGACCGATTGAGAGAAAAGCTGTCTGATTTGGATATTGATGCATTGTCCCCGCGAGAGGCGTTGGATTTATTATATGAATTAAAGCAACAGGCCGAACAGGGTTAA